In Natronococcus occultus SP4, the following proteins share a genomic window:
- a CDS encoding nucleoside recognition domain-containing protein: MSSDRERLVLIGKESVGKSALTAGLTGSRPADEKLGGSTVSSEVYRTDGFELVDTPGITLEADTETTREALAELEATDRVVLVVPATDLDRDLADLLPLVEGRPGAVVVTHWDRIDDSSAARERVASLESDLGVPVVPVDARRLTRVAADGGVAPDTGSPTGADAGAVLEALRYAGSFPAEMTTRAGWEIEPAETILERPYLGPIASTLVLLLPAVVAVWFANTVAGELDPVVGATLEPAVAWAETAALPEPITAVLVSDYGLLAMGPFLFVWALPTMLIFALFMGAYKASGLVTRVTTALHPVMRRVGLTGRDLVRVVMGFGCNVPAVTSTRSCSDCTRCTTISAISFGAACSYQFPATLAVLAAVGMSWLVVPYLVVLVVTTLLYVRLVAPREARTASLAVDRRTFLEWPRPRAIWREARSSLASFLTTALPVFAAICVVAALLDHAGVLERLGGALAPAMSAFGLPAEAALPIVLASIRKDGIALLTADTSGIAALSPIQVLVAVYLAGVLLPCLVTAITVAREVSTRFVTKMLARQATAAIGFALALAWIGRLTTRLL, translated from the coding sequence ATGAGCTCGGACCGCGAGCGTCTCGTCCTGATCGGGAAGGAAAGCGTTGGTAAATCCGCGCTCACGGCCGGTCTCACCGGCTCGCGCCCGGCCGACGAGAAGCTGGGTGGGTCGACCGTTTCGAGCGAGGTCTATCGGACCGACGGGTTCGAGCTGGTCGACACGCCCGGGATCACCCTCGAGGCCGACACCGAGACGACCCGCGAGGCGCTGGCGGAACTGGAGGCGACCGACCGGGTCGTCCTCGTCGTTCCGGCGACCGACCTCGATCGGGATCTCGCGGACCTGCTGCCGCTCGTCGAGGGGCGTCCCGGCGCGGTGGTCGTCACCCACTGGGACAGGATCGACGATAGCTCGGCGGCCAGAGAGCGGGTCGCTTCCCTCGAGTCGGATCTCGGCGTTCCGGTCGTCCCCGTCGACGCCCGTCGGCTGACGCGGGTCGCGGCCGACGGTGGGGTCGCTCCCGATACCGGCTCGCCGACGGGGGCCGACGCGGGGGCGGTCCTGGAAGCGCTTCGCTACGCGGGCTCGTTTCCCGCCGAGATGACGACCCGCGCGGGCTGGGAGATCGAGCCGGCCGAGACGATCCTCGAGCGCCCGTACCTGGGTCCGATCGCGAGCACGCTCGTCCTCCTCCTTCCCGCCGTCGTCGCCGTCTGGTTCGCAAACACCGTCGCTGGCGAACTCGACCCGGTCGTCGGCGCGACCCTCGAGCCCGCCGTCGCGTGGGCCGAGACGGCGGCGCTGCCGGAGCCGATAACGGCCGTTCTCGTAAGCGACTACGGCCTGCTCGCGATGGGGCCGTTCCTGTTCGTCTGGGCGCTGCCGACGATGCTGATCTTCGCCCTGTTCATGGGTGCGTACAAGGCCAGCGGGCTCGTCACGCGGGTGACGACCGCGCTCCACCCCGTCATGCGCCGCGTTGGGTTGACGGGGCGGGATCTCGTCCGGGTCGTGATGGGGTTTGGCTGTAACGTCCCCGCCGTGACCAGCACCCGGAGCTGCTCGGACTGCACCCGCTGTACCACCATCTCGGCGATCTCCTTCGGCGCGGCCTGCTCCTACCAGTTCCCGGCCACGCTCGCGGTGCTTGCCGCCGTCGGAATGAGCTGGCTCGTCGTTCCCTACCTCGTGGTGCTCGTCGTGACGACGCTGTTGTACGTTCGTCTCGTCGCGCCGCGGGAGGCCCGGACGGCGTCGCTCGCGGTCGATCGGCGCACATTCCTCGAGTGGCCCCGCCCGCGCGCGATCTGGCGGGAGGCGCGATCCTCGCTCGCGAGCTTCCTCACCACGGCGCTGCCCGTCTTCGCGGCGATCTGTGTCGTCGCCGCGTTGCTCGACCACGCCGGCGTCCTCGAGCGACTCGGCGGCGCCCTGGCGCCGGCGATGAGCGCGTTCGGGCTGCCGGCCGAGGCCGCCCTGCCGATCGTCCTCGCCTCGATTCGCAAAGACGGGATCGCGCTGTTGACCGCCGACACGAGCGGGATCGCCGCGCTCTCGCCGATCCAGGTACTCGTGGCGGTCTACCTCGCGGGCGTACTCCTGCCCTGTCTCGTCACCGCGATTACGGTCGCCCGCGAGGTCTCGACCCGGTTCGTGACGAAGATGCTCGCCCGTCAGGCCACGGCGGCGATCGGGTTCGCGCTCGCGCTCGCGTGGATCGGCCGGCTAACTACACGTCTTCTCTGA